A genome region from Sphingobacteriaceae bacterium GW460-11-11-14-LB5 includes the following:
- a CDS encoding hemagglutinin: protein MRSSIQYFLIVAALLFFSSCGSRKFSKNNKQIEKAANKANNNSYKSYNTLSYIDEFKGVAVEEMNANGIPASITLAQGILESGSGNSDLAKYANNHFGIKCTSDWKGKNYFRDDDQKNDCFRVYKDARESFRDHSEFLKRKRYSFLFQLDKNDYKSWAQGLKTAGYATNPKYPDLLINTIEKYQLYQYDQSENEKQKIAREDRVFAEINQNIPQEKAKFTPVETPPAGAKPILADGTYTVVKGDTLYNIAKRFNLTVDQLKMLNEMSTDAIKLGQILKVK from the coding sequence ATGCGTTCATCCATTCAGTACTTCCTTATTGTAGCAGCCCTCCTTTTTTTTAGTTCTTGCGGTTCGCGGAAATTTTCTAAAAACAACAAGCAGATCGAAAAAGCAGCCAACAAAGCCAATAACAATTCGTACAAAAGCTACAATACCTTAAGTTATATTGATGAGTTTAAAGGCGTAGCGGTTGAAGAGATGAATGCAAATGGTATCCCTGCAAGTATTACGCTGGCGCAGGGAATTTTAGAATCGGGCAGTGGAAACAGCGATTTGGCTAAGTACGCAAACAACCACTTCGGCATTAAATGTACCTCAGACTGGAAAGGAAAAAACTATTTCCGCGACGATGACCAGAAAAACGACTGTTTTAGGGTATATAAAGATGCCCGCGAATCTTTTAGGGATCATTCTGAATTTTTAAAACGCAAACGTTACAGCTTTCTTTTCCAATTAGATAAAAATGATTATAAAAGTTGGGCACAGGGATTAAAAACAGCGGGTTATGCAACCAATCCGAAATATCCTGATCTGTTAATCAACACCATCGAAAAATACCAGCTTTACCAATACGATCAATCGGAAAACGAAAAGCAAAAGATTGCCCGTGAAGATCGTGTGTTCGCAGAAATCAACCAGAATATCCCTCAGGAAAAGGCAAAGTTTACACCAGTTGAAACGCCGCCAGCAGGCGCCAAACCCATTCTTGCCGATGGCACTTATACCGTTGTTAAAGGAGATACACTCTATAATATTGCAAAACGCTTTAATTTAACGGTCGATCAGTTAAAAATGCTGAACGAAATGAGTACCGATGCCATTAAACTGGGCCAGATACTTAAGGTTAAATAA